The following coding sequences lie in one Synechococcus sp. PCC 7336 genomic window:
- the nrdR gene encoding transcriptional regulator NrdR has protein sequence MKCPKCSSANIRVLESRSAEAGQSVRRRRECMECKFRFTTYERIEFVPIMVIKRDGSRESFDRNKIFKGVMRSCEKTAVSVKAMEGLVESIEEKLQLADRQEVTSKEIGEMVLEQLQPLSEVAYVRFASVYRKFQGVRDFMTELGNFSNSVDGVDRVPSDRESTSQQSTSVVV, from the coding sequence ATGAAGTGTCCCAAGTGCAGTTCCGCAAACATTCGCGTTCTAGAATCTCGCTCTGCTGAAGCAGGCCAAAGTGTTCGCCGTCGGCGAGAGTGCATGGAATGCAAGTTTCGGTTCACCACCTACGAGCGTATCGAGTTCGTTCCCATTATGGTGATCAAGCGAGATGGCTCGCGCGAATCTTTCGATCGCAATAAGATTTTCAAAGGCGTCATGCGTTCTTGCGAAAAGACCGCTGTGAGCGTCAAGGCAATGGAGGGGTTGGTGGAGTCGATTGAAGAGAAACTGCAGCTAGCGGATCGCCAAGAAGTGACCAGTAAAGAGATCGGCGAGATGGTGTTGGAGCAGTTGCAACCCCTGAGTGAAGTAGCTTATGTGCGATTTGCCTCGGTGTATCGAAAGTTCCAGGGGGTGCGGGACTTTATGACGGAATTAGGGAATTTCTCCAATAGTGTCGATGGCGTCGATCGGGTGCCCTCCGATCGAGAATCGACCTCTCAGCAATCTACTTCGGTCGTGGTTTAA